Proteins encoded together in one Lathyrus oleraceus cultivar Zhongwan6 chromosome 5, CAAS_Psat_ZW6_1.0, whole genome shotgun sequence window:
- the LOC127079288 gene encoding NADH dehydrogenase [ubiquinone] 1 beta subcomplex subunit 9, with protein sequence MSLASTAYVARRAAQKEKVRILYRRALKDTLNWAVHRHLFYDDAANLRDRFEQNKHVEDPDTIDRLIVDAEASYNKWRHPDPYIVPWAPGGSKFTRNPPPPEGIEIIYNYGREDNN encoded by the exons atGAGCTTAGCATCTACGGCGTACGTTGCTCGGCGCGCGGCGCAGAAGGAGAAGGTTCGGATTCTGTACCGCCGCGCTCTTAAAGACACTCTCAACTGGGCCGTTCATCGCCACCTATTCTACGACGAC GCTGCAAACCTCCGCGATCGGTTCGAGCAAAACAAACATGTG GAAGACCCTGATACCATTGATAGGTTAATAGTGGATGCTGAAGCTAGCTACAATAAGTGGCGCCATCCTGACCCTTATATTG TTCCATGGGCACCTGGAGGTTCCAAGTTTACTCGCAACCCACCTCCACCTGAAGGG ATTGAGATAATTTATAATTATGGCCGTGAAGACAACAACTGA